The Alnus glutinosa chromosome 8, dhAlnGlut1.1, whole genome shotgun sequence DNA segment tttgacggctacacgtcagtgccacgtgttgccaataagatggcgacacgtgtccaatttaataaaaaaatataaatttattaaaaaataaataaataaactttttttttaaaaaaaaaaaaaaaaaaaaccaaaaaaagaaaaaagaaaaaagggcaggccaccccagccaatgggggtggccgcgcgccacccccaggccgcctgggggtggccatcgggcaaCCCCTAGTagaaggccacccctagatctactaggggtggcccgatggccacccccggccacctctgggggtggccacggcCTCCCCAATGGCCGGGGAGGCCGCGACCAccccacccccggccactgggggtggcccagccaccccaaacctgcccttttttcttttttttttttggtttttgtttttgtttttttgtttttttttttaaaaaaataagtttatttatttattttttaaaaatttatattttttttattaagatggacacgtgtcgccaataagttggcgacacgtggtgctgacgtgtagggctaataGATTCTGTCAAAATGGTGGACAGAAAATCGACCttgggagtaaaacgtaattattgcatactacATGGACCTCccttgaactttttaaaccatagggagtgaaaaataattatggcataccacaaggaccaacggtacaattatcccttgcATTTAACATGGGgaatttcacttacatgaatgatatgacttgtgtgtgtttgtcaagcacccaacgatgtcgtcaagaaatttattttattaagagataaGAATAACCTATCTTTGGTTGGCACAGATCgttcacctaaccactaagatgcggtacgatccATCTTTCCTAGGTAGAAGTTATCAAATCTTATAATTAGCTTACACGTAATCAAGAGATAAtcataactcatctttcggtAAGGCATGAATTattctacctaaattaaactaactagggtgtaGAGCAATTCATcattcctaggcatggcctattaatccctcttgattttgtgtccattaaaaccgttgtaaaaccatccttcatacaatcacagaaaatatgaaggttgagttcaatagaaataaacaactttatttctaagacaagataagaggtttactaaaattgaatataaacattaaagcatagtctcaagattaaacaaccatcatttATGTTCATAGAATTCCCaatgaaaaatacaattacaccataattacttggaaatggctacatcaataccctacagaTGAATTAGCCGCTTATGGAAATGCTGGAAATCATCTTTGTCTGAGAGAAATCCATCTCAAATCGCTGCTGGAACTTTGAAGCACTTTCTCCTAAAACTAGCTACTAATTctattgatttctattctcAATTGTGGCATGCCCCTTAAAGTATGAATTAGAGGTttatttatagagtacaagGGCAACCCTAGTCTAATTCGTGGTCTTCTAGGActtctagtccaagtaggagaagtAAAACTTATTTCCTTTTCTGATTTTGCCTTGCTGTCAGCTTTTGCCGCGCGATTGCGCTCGAGCCTATCTTGAGGTACGCTCGAGCTTGATGTTTTGGGTAATGCACTCGAGCCCGAGCGCATTGTAAATTGCTCTCGAGCTCATTAAGCTGGGTGCTGTGCTCGAACTCTTTGCCTTGCAGAATGCTAGATTTTGCTTAAACCAAAGAAGTActtgtatttttcctttaggtctTGAGAATACtgttaacataaaaacaatgcaaaacaTCATATCACAACTAACTAAGGGCCTAACTTAtgcgagttaaggggcttgaatatgcaatattcaatgctCATCAATGGTCTATCTATCCTATCCATTGATGCAGATGAGAGTATTTGGTTAGAAAAAgagtttgaggaggaggagctGTGGGATGTGGTAAGGGATATGAATGGAGATAAGGTATCGGGTCTAAACGGCTTCACAATGTCTTTCTTTTAGAAGTGTTGGGAAATATTGAAAAAGGATCTTATGGCAGAATTCCATAATAGAGGTTTGTTTGAGAAAAgtcttaatgctacttttgtttctCTGATTCCAAAAAAGACTTGTGTTGTGGATGTGAAAGAtttttcgccctattagttttgttgggttttttttttttggggggggggggggcgggggggttGAGATTATTTCCAAGGTTCTTGTGAACATATTTAAGTTAGTATTGGGCAAAATTATCTCCAATGCACATAATGCTTTTATTGACAGTCGACAAATTTTGGTttcagtgcttattgctaatgaatgcttggatagtcAAATTCGATTGGGGGAATCTGGGATTCTGTGCAAGCTGGATTTGGaaaaaggcatatgatcatgttaattgggatttcttgctcTATTTGCTGTAGCGTTATGGTTTTAGGGAGAGATGGAGGGCTTGgataaaatttgtatttctactgtgagattttctattctggtgaatGGAACCctgtttggtttttttaatagcactcGTTGGTTGCGACAAGGGAATTCACTTTCacctttattgtttgtggtggttatggaggcattAAACCATATGTTGATTGCAGCGATGGATCAGGGCTACTTGACAAGGTTTTAAGTGGGATCCAGGGATTCTGATTAGGGCTGTAAATGAATCGAGTCGAGTTCGAGTTTTTGGACCTGGtcgaattttttttagtgtgttcGAACTCGGCTCGGGAGCtcgaatttttttgaaatttctatTCGAGGCTTGGCTCATTAAGGGTTTTTAAGGTTTGAACTCGGTTCGAACTCGTTACCTATTTCTGAAATGAACGAACTCGAATTGAGCccaagctcgagctcggttttttttttttttgcacagaAGATGAACAACATGACAATATCAGAAGATAGGTTAAGAGaatgaaggagaagaagagatTCACAAAAAATTACATTGCCAATGAAATTTTAGGATAAATAACTCTAAACTCAAATTTATTTATGCAAGAGAGTAATCGAGTTAACATAGACACAaagtaattaacaaaaaatttcaacaacaaaaaatttctGATCACTTCTGCTCTTTCCCACCTCCGGAGGCGTAGGACCAGGTGGAGGGTGGACTCCTTTTGGATGTTATAGTCGGCGAGGGTCCGACCGTCCTCGAGCTGCTTTCCGACAAAGATGTGACGCTGTTGGTTCGGCAGGATGCCCTCCTTGTCCTGGATCTTCGCCTTCACATTGTCGATCGTTTCAGAGGACTCGACCTCTAGGGTTATTGTTTTCCCCGTTAGGGTTTTCACGATGATCTGCATGGCTGGTTGCTTGGTGGCTCTGGCCGCACAAGAACCGCACCGCCTAGTGGATTTGGAGAAGAGGAATTCAGAAATGCAGAAGGGGGGTTTTATATTGGGAAGGGAAAGTTAGGGTTTGCGGAGTGGTGTTTGGTGCGATGAGCGTTCATGGTAGGCTTGATTGGACGATGACGATCATAACACGATGTAATATGTATATGAGCAAATCAGCCTTTgcgaagaaataaaaaaatatactctGGAACTGGAAGCGTGTTTAAGAAGCTATATCTCGATCAGAGGGGAGGTctcttcatagcattaaagaaGTGCGACTTCCAAGGTTGAAAATGAGAGGAAGGATCGAGATGCTCGGATGGATGAGAGTTGGCTCCCTCTACATTTCTTGATCCCTTTTAGCATTCTTGCGTTTTGTGTGAAAAGACTTGCGTTTTGCATGACCGTGTGGGCTTGTGAGTTGTGAATGAAAAGTTTGAAAATAATAGGCTTATGTAGAAAAACACTAGACTATAATAACACTATAACTAGGCTTATGTAAACTGtagtagaataaaaaataaacaaataaaaacttaaactttatataatataaaatttacacTAAGACAAATCTCCACTCACACCCCcacacctatatatatatgaacgagCCCATCGAGCAGGGTCGTGCTTCCACGAGCTTTGTTCACGAGGCTATCTTGAGCTGAGCCGAGTAATGGCATGTTCAGCTCGTTTATTAAACGAGCTTTAAAAAATGTTCAAGCTTTGTTCGTTTAATAAAGGAACCGATCCTGAGCCGAGCTATGTCGAGCCGAGTATGTTCACGAGTAGCCTTGTTCGCTTACAACCCTAATTCTGATACTTTAGTTGTGAATCATTTACTGTTTGCCGATGACACGCTGATTTTTTGTTGTGTGCAAGCAGAACAAATTTGACATCTTCGCTAtatcttcttatgctttgaggcagcttcAGGGATTGAGGATTAACTTAGGAAAATAACAAATTGCTCCTATCAGTGAGGTGGAGGATGTCGAAGGGTTGGCTCAACTCCTTGAATGTCGGGTCGCATCTTTGTCTATgacatacttgggtttgccattgggtGCTTCTGATAAGCCACttttatttggaatggtgttattgagaaaatgtaaCGGCGGTTGGCTGGATGGAAGCGGATGTATTTTTTGTCGAAAGGTGGTCGGCTGACTCTTCTTAAAAGTACTCTTTCCAACCTTCCTACGTATTACTTGTCGTTCTTTATTCCAATGGGCGTGGCTAATCGACTTGATAAACTTCAAagggattttttatggggtggcATTGGAGATGAGGCAAAATTCCATTTAGTAAAATGTAACAGGATCTATACTCCATTACAATCAGGTGGGTTGTGAGTACACAACTTCATCCACTTTAATCGAACTCTCCTGGGAAAATGCTTGTGGAGGTATGGTAGGGAGATAGAGGCATTTTGGAAAATGGTGATTGAAGTCAAATTTGAGAGTCTtaggggtgggtggtgttctaaagAGGTGTTGGGTACTTTTGTAGTGAGCGTGTGGAAACATATTTGAAGGGAGTGGGATAAGTTTCATAAATTCGTTTGTTTTGAGGTTGAGGTTGGGTCACATGTAAGCTTCTGGCATAATTTGTGGTGTATggatagatctttgaagcaatgttttttagttttgtttagtattgtgaggaTTAAAGATGTGAGGGTGGCAAATAATTTGGTTGTTCAAAATGGAGTTACTCAGTGGAATGTCATTTTTACGAGTCTagtccaggattgggagatggagatggtacttttttttctttgtttggctTTATTCTATTTTGATTCGACATGGAGAGGATGATAGGTTAGTATGGAGCCTCTACAAAAGGGGTCTATTTGAATCGAAGTCCTTTTATGAAGTGTTAAATAGAAAAGATGGCCCTTCATTTTCTTGGAAGAGTATCTGGCGTGTTAAGCTTCCAGCGatggtggctttctttgtatggacaacaGCTTTAGGTAAAAGTTTGACGCATGACAATTTGCGAAAGAGGAATGTGGTGGTGATTGAATGgtgctgtatgtgtaaaaagagtggggagtccattgaagaTCTGCTACTTTATTGCAAAGTTGCTCGCGATCtatggagttacattcttactttatttggggtagagtgagTTATGCCATGTAGGGTGCCGGAATTGTTGACTAGCTGGGGTGCTTCGTTTGGGTATGGTCCAGCTAAGGAAGTTTGGCGGTTAGTTCCGTTATGTTTAATGTGGTTTCTTTGGTGAGAGTGGAATGTGCGGCACCTTTGAAAATGTAGAGACATCCATGTTGGAGCTACGGAAATGTATGCTTAacatgttatatatttggacaGCGGctcatcatagtttgagtgtttttacttatgcagattttttaaatttattttctgttcgttCCTCTTAGGagttcttttgtatacttcctatataTTAGGGTTGTGCCCTCTCtgcgctttattaatgaattgccattacttatatatatatatatatataaaacacatATTTGCTACTTCATACACATTACACAGTATCAATAGTATCATGCTTTCTGTTATTGATGCAGTCAATTTAGCCTAGTTGCAATTAGTTGTTGAGTTACCGACAAAATTGTTTTGAGAACATGGAGTTTATGAACTTGTCCACTGTCCACCACTTTAGATGAATACGACAGACTCTTGGATGATAAAAGGTCCTAATGAAAGCAGCACTCGAATACTGATTCGACCTGGTTTAAAATTTCTGTTGTCGTGGCAATAAAATGGGAGCTGTTGTAGAACCTATGCATTTTTCTTCCTCAGTTTCATTAGTTGAGACCATCTTTAATGCAGACTATTTAACTTATAATTTCTatgttaacattttttttttttaaaggcaaAGAGAAGGGAGAACTAAAAACTTCGTTATTTTTGGTATCATTTGTTTACCATTTTAAACGTTATTCTTTAGAAGGCTAGTAAGGTTTAGACAATTGAAGGAATTGCTGAAGCATGGAAGTTTCATGTTTTTTTCTGTTAGTTGATTGGTGGTGAAGGTATTCAAATTTGTCTTTAAATATTCATtctctaattttattattattattatttgtgagAAGCAGGAGGTCCAAGTGCTTTCCAATGATGACTATTTCTCAAAGAATAATGAGTTTGCTACCTGgttgaaagaagagaaaaacgtGTTTTTCTCTGATCTTTCCTCTGAGTCTGCACATGAACATTTCTCGTATTTTGTGAAGGCCTGGAACGACCAGAAGCTTGAAACCCGTTACTATGAGGGCATTTCAAGTGGGCCACGAACATCTCATAACTGGAAAATCCGAAAGTAGAAAGTGTTGCACTGGCCGATTCCGATtcgtttggttttgtttttgttattgcTTTGAATCTACGGATTTGCAGTTTTGCTTAGAAAGGATCCATGTATTTTCTCAATATATGTGATAGGAAAAGCAATCTTTATGAGAACTTCTCTCATTCCTTGTTTTTCCATGAATAGCGTtttgcgaaaaaaaaaatggtttatcgGAATGAGTGCATAGAAAAGCCATTGAGGTAGGTTCTCTATATTACTAGGAAGAGTGCTTGAAAAATTGGTATGTTTGATACCTGTGTTTTGgagggtggttttttttttttctaaaaaaaaaaaaaaaaagaggggttcGGGCACGACAAAGGTTAAAATTGTTTGTGTTTGGAGTTTGTTAATGTATATATCTTGACTCTTGAGaacagaggaaaaaaagaagaaaacataaaGATACAAACAAATAGGTCCAAGCAAGGCATCTGACTGGGCATCGTCAAATATATATGCAGCACCTTTATTTTAGAGCACAAACCTGCATGCTTATATCTACACGTTAAAGTCTTGTAGGCTACATTTTTCATTCATGTTTGATCTGACTACAAGGCTTTATTTATGGAGCtttacatgtgatttgaataatttcaaatcttTTAATCTACGGTAAtcaaatcatttaaatcatttGATTTATAGAATACAAATCAACAGTTATCTCAAAGAATTTCAGTCTTTTAACAATTATAATAAAACTAAGGGGCTAatatatgcaagttaaggagtTTAAATATgtaacattcaatgcttattacattctaaatttatatattgCTGGTCTCTTAGTAATACTAAAccgaaaaataaaatgcaacaaCTGCACTACTTCCTTTTTTCGTGAGAAACGCGATGCAtgtagcatatgcaacaagatTTTTAAACCTCTAGGCATCCTTAGTTGTAATGCTCCAGAAATTAGGTAATTGTTTCACTTAATTTGAAGAGTTACTAGCAGTATCCTTAGAACAATTAACTGGTAAATACCTAATGAAACCACCCTAAACATCTGATCAGAGTGAATGGAAAGCGGAAAACGAAAGAATAGGAAATCTGAGAATTTAAAAGTAATTAACTTCAAATAATACTATCATCGAACATAGACCAAGAGTTATCCAGAGTTGAATCCAATCTAAAAAAACCTGTTACCAAGGGACCATTTGCTTGGCGTCCTTGCGAACCTCCCAACTCTAACCAAGGTCAACCTGATATAATTAACTGGTAAATGCCTAATGGAACCACCCTAAACATCTGATCAGGGTGAATGGAAAGCAGAAAACTAAAGAATAGGAAATCTTAGAATCTAAAAGTAATTAACTTCAAATAATACTATCATCAAACATAGACCAAGAGTTATCCAGAGTTGAATCCAATCTAGAAAAACCTGTTACCAAGGGACCATTTGCTTGGCGTCTTCATCCTTGCGAACCTCCCAACTCTAACCAAGGTCAACCTGATATAATTACCAACACACAGAGAGGTTTCGAGACAAAGGAGAACACTAAGTCtatgacttagtaaataaatcattGCAAGATTGGTTATGAAATAAGCCTTAGCTATCAACTTTTATTTGTAGAATCGTAAACGTGAGTCTTTTGCAAAAATGGCGTGTATTGCCCCCATTACTATGCTCTCATTCAAAGGTCATGGtttgatatgaaaatatttacAGAGGCATAATTCTGGTGACAATACTTATAGTTTAATGTAAAGgaaataatgctaaaaatatatttgcaTACGTATATATCGTAATTCATCTCATATTGTCTACTCAGGATAGACGCTATACCGATGGACCTGTAATATAACACCGGTGTCCCGGATATGTACACATATCATCATTTACTAGCAGCTCGATCGAGTCCGACCTCGAGTGACCCACGCTACTAGCAGAGTCATAACCGTGACccccattcaagcatggtgcGCCGGTCACATAACAACCATTGGATTCAAGGCCCatcataattataaatatttaaccATAAAGAACAACCCTTATAATAGTAAGCTCATGGCTGTTAGGAGTGAGCAAAATCCGCCCGTACCCGCAAATCCGCACCGCCTCGCCCCGACCCATAAATTATGGATATTAGGTGAAAATTGCATTAAGCGGGTACTACAGAATCTGACATGTGAATTACGGGGCCGATTGTGAAACTGGGTTTTTCCCAATCTGTAAACCAGCCCCACCTTGAGGACGCTATTAATTACATTACATATCGTGATAGCTACATGCCAATATATCCTTAGATGATTCAGATTGCCCCCAAAAGTAAAAACCTAAAATCAGACCTAACCACATAACTCCTCCCTTCTTTCAGTCTCAGTTTGGCAGACAGCACATCTCGATCCCCATACCGTGATACTCGAAACCCAATGGATTGACATTTCAATGTGCTGGTTGCGAAAGCATGGTTTCAATCCCGCTCATTGTGGGCCGGGTATAGAAAAACAGTAAAATTCGCTCTGATCCGGCCCGTGCCCACCCTTAATGGCCGTTCTACTCACTTCTACTGCACATACTGGTGTACCATGCCatacaatgcaataatataGTTCATTTATCGTTTTCATAATATAAATTGTCctaaaatacaaatcaaattagatttaatcccaaaaatttaaatacgTAACCCTAATAGTCCTCGACAatgcgccaaaaattgatgtagtgccccagattttaagacataaaatatgacgtcttaaattagaatttaagacctattaataatataaaagaatatgtgaatgttaataagattaaatattcatCAACATATAGTTCTAATTCTATTAGAAAAGTTTAACATACCTTAAATTTTGGAATgacgaaaatagggtcaaacgaactccgttttagttgatttaaaaactagaaaaaaggGACCCTAAATTTTGGAATGACGAAAATAGCGTCAAACAAACTCCATTTTAGTCGATTCAAAAGCTAGAAAACTCTActcgaagtcctctatctactctccaaatttcataatttttggactttgtTGAGGATGCAAAAACACTTGTGAAACATACTACCcctgatttggacgaaaattcatatatagcattattaattaatgggcctttgatttttatcaaaatcatcattaccCATTGATGATTTTTGTTCATCCATGAACTTAGTCCATTAATTTCTAGCTTATAACTTAAATAAAGGCAAAAGCAAGTTTCAGAGTTAGAAGATTAGTTACTAAGTTATAAGCTAACTACATATTTGGTTAGGAACTAAGTACTAGTTACATAAGGATAGGAGATGAGTCACCTAGCTAATGATTAAGATTCCTTTGATGAGTCATCACCCAAGTGCAACCCCCTTTCACGTTTCAGCTTTCCCTCTTCCccttcattaattttttaacaaaatatcttcaTCTCTTCATGAAAAATTGCACATACAAACACACCacaatatatgtatgcatatgcaaGTCCCTAGAGCCCCTGACTCAAGTAACCGAGTCCCAGACTCAAATAGCCGAGTCCTAGACTCTAGTAGTCGAGTCCCAAACTCAAGTTGCAAAGCCCCTGGCTTGAGTATCTCCCAAGATTGTGTAACCATGCCCCAATGCAATATGCTTTAAAACAATTTGTGATAACACCCCCAAAATCCATAAACATGTCACAACACTAATTTCTCAACACCAAATACAATATTCAAATTCACAACCGCAGCACGCAGTCATACAATTCATTCCACACTCTACATACAATATTCAATTCTCCAAAATATCATTGATAAGTTCAACATACTcgaaagtactcaaatcatccaaaacagatatattcaacatacagtcgGTTCGGATTtagaaaacaacatatatattttgcaattgtataacatataaaaataatagtttttcagtgagtaaaataaTCGCCTTGGCTACGTGGATTTAAGCACTAGGTTTCCTAGATAGCCCCTTGCAACGAGTCACTATGAACTAACACATTGTATCATTTAGTACTTTAAATAATTTAACActctaattagcacttgaatcgctcaaggctaaatcGTTGGAAAAACCTATAATATTTCAAGGGTTCCAAACACACACCCATAAACCTTATTTACTAATTTAACCACAACACTACTAACCCAAAACACTTGTTTagggttagacattaaaatcaccacCTAAATATTTACCTATAACATTAAACACTAACCcccaaattatattcactaaccTAATCACAATAAATACTTACTCATTAACATAAAACGCTAActcatttaaaataacattaatccataagaaaatcttagtgTTAAATCCACAAAACAccaattaaactaaatacccataaatTAGAGTTTAAAGGAACTTAGCCAAAAATTTACCCAAACAATGTTCGGTGTTTGGGGGATCTTTTGCAAGCTCCAAATAACACCAAGCCTAAAGAATAAtcaagattaaactcatattttataagatttaaccaaaatctcaaaaatacaaGTTTAATGATTTACCTTAAAACGATTGGTAGAAACGTAAatcgggcttcgtagatcacgtttccgaaatcAGATTTGAGATTGGATGGTTGAATCTTCATGGATCAAGGTTTTTCCAtgaaaaaccaaagagaaatcgagaaagagtgagagagatatgGAGAAATGGCATGAAAACACGCACTGTCTCTTTTTAATTGAAGTTTTGTCCGGACGTGTTTGGAATAGTGTCCGGACGCGTGTCTCATAATGATGCACCAAGGACGCAACATCAAAGGCCATCCGGCCTTTTATTCTAAATGGCCATTCGACCATTATTTTAAATACCCATAaggtttttgtttgtcttttactCTGTCTTATTGTGTTTTATTTGACTTATCTATACActaccttttcctttttctttcaatagCCGATAGCcatcattttcattaaattcgttttgtttaattaattctaTTACATCTGATTCTCACTTTAATTATTTAgtctttcttttgtttagttaattccttatttcatttatcttattttattttctattatttcttttatcttttatttatttgtatttcctatttcatttctcttctatttcttttacttttctattttctttgctATTCTATATAATTCTTTTAGACATGCCCACATGGCCGTCAAGACGAGATAAGTAAACATCCGAACGTGCGCACACATGGCGACACGTCCATCGctaaaaggaagagagacatTCGGATGGTGATCTTaatcgtccggacacgcgtTCAAAAACAATGCTCCTTGCCTTAGCTGTTCGCAAGGGCGTTCAGTGCCCTGTCCGAACACCTAGCCTAGAGAGCAAAACTTGCTCTCGGGTACTGGTGTTCGCACACCCTGTTCGCTAGTGTTTGATGACCGTCTGAACTCTAGTCCaaagccgttcggacgccagaAGTAGAAACACTATTCTAAGTGTTTTCAAGCTATTTTCCTGACATCCAATTTACCCCAAGTATTTTTCCACTAGATTTTACtcttaaaatgttaattaatatTCTGGACATTATAACACCAGTGAGTTGATGCTCGTGGACTTAGGAACCAGAAATGAATATGAGCATGCATTGCATAATGATTTGAGTTATGAATTGAGAATGATTTGAGAGAAGTCAAGTTTGGACATGCTTATATACCTATATTCTAGAGTGTGGAGTATTTGTATGCTTGTGTGACCAAGTGTTAATGACGTTGATTTGCATGGTTAGAAAAACATGTATGCTTATATTACCCCAAGATGTGGAATACTAGTATGCATGTATAGCTGAGtcaattgatatatatatatatattgtgttaaGATTGTTCTTGTGGGAATGCTTGTGTTTATTCTATCAGCTAGGAAACGTTTTCAAAACATAAGCATCATGTTATTGGTAGTTATTGTAAAAGTACGGTAGAAATAAAAGATTGGCTCATTGTGAACACTAGTGTGTTGGTGTGTAATTGACTGCAttttattggacaaaatcacttctatgtaatgatgcttattatacagggatgctgtttttatttggagtctacacttcagtttgAGCTTCAGGAAGACTCTGTGTAGAATTCAAAGCAGTTAGTTCAATTCCCTTGCAACCGTTCAAACGACATGATATTCCATCCAAGCATCATACATCCAGACGACGAAAACTTTCCGTCCTAACCTTcttctgtgtcaagaagctttgaattgttccagcttgcatctgtccggacgtctcagcagcatgTTTGGACGATGTTCAGTGTTCGattagctatgggatttctttccaaaacacagatatgggaagacagctgcaaccgtctggacgcgctcatttataaggcaagtcgtgcattcacaATCGTCCAGATgacagtcttcatggttcggacgctcaagcttcatatatggaaattgcgtgcatcagatcaacttTCCGGATGACAGCTGTTATGGTTTGGACAtgcaagccttgatatggaaattgcgtgcagctaaaatgcgaccgtctggactctagggcaataccgtctggacgcagctctattcaagaaagaatttctacaaaattgggaaagccgatcgcacagttgtc contains these protein-coding regions:
- the LOC133875818 gene encoding style cell-cycle inhibitor 1 isoform X4, producing the protein MGSDRKSKEKKSKKRNSYSSGSEDERKSKRHRTEEDGDRKSRKSDKKEKRTDKKFQKKSKDKHKSKHHRSDRHLEVQVLSNDDYFSKNNEFATWLKEEKNVFFSDLSSESAHEHFSYFVKAWNDQKLETRYYEGISSGPRTSHNWKIRK
- the LOC133875818 gene encoding style cell-cycle inhibitor 1 isoform X3 codes for the protein MGSDRKSKEKKSKKRNSYSSGSEDERKSKRHRTEEDGDRKSRKSDKKEKRTDKKFQKKSKDKHKSKHHRSDRHLQEVQVLSNDDYFSKNNEFATWLKEEKNVFFSDLSSESAHEHFSYFVKAWNDQKLETRYYEGISSGPRTSHNWKIRK